The nucleotide sequence CGGTCTTTGGAAAGTGACTGGAGAATCCGCGGAGCGCCCATAAACGATGCCATCCCCGAAGACAGGGTCGCGGAAATCACCCCGGCCAGCACTAGGGCGTCAATGGCGGCAACCCGCTTCATGGCGTTGTAATCCGTTGCCAGGATATCTCCGGGCAGGCTGCCGGCAAAAACAACCGCGGCGGCCAGGTAGATGACAATGGAAAGCCCCACTGCGGCAAACGTGCCGTTGGGAAGACTTTTGCCCGGGTCTTTCAGATCCCCGGACATGCTGACTCCTTGTGTGAATCCGGTGACAGCGGGGAAAAAAATGGCAAAAATCACCCAGAAGGGCGGGCCGTTTTCCGGGGTGGCCAGATTCTGTGTCAACACCGCCGTATCCCAGCGCAGAATGCCGCCGACAAAAAAGGAAAGGATCGCGGCAAACAGCACCACCATGATCACCGACTGCAAGCGCGCGGCCCAGTCCGCCCCCAGCCAGGCGAAGACAAACAGCAGCACCACCGCGGCTGCGGCAATGATCTGGGCGTGCGCCCTTGTTGCAAAAGGCAGCAGTGCAGCCAGCACCTCCCCAAAGCCAATGCTGTAGAAGGCAATGGAGACCGACTGGGCCAGAAACAGGACAATGCCGATGGCACCGCCGAATTCCAGGCCCAGGGTCCGGGAAATCAGGTAATAGTCTCCCCCGCCCTTGACATTGAGGCTAGTGGAGATGGCCGCCAGGGAAAGGGAGGTGAGCACCGAGATGAGATTGGCCAGGGCAATGATGACAAGGGCCCGGATCAGGCCTGCGCTGCCCACCACGTAGCCCAGGCGCAGAAACAGGATAATGCCGAGAATTGTCAGGATGCTCGGCGTAAAAACCCCGGAAAAGGTGCCCAGCGTTCCGGCTTTTTTATCTCCTGCTGCAGGTGGGCTCATGTGGGAAAATCCCGTTGGTCCCGGCCTAAGTATAGGAAGGGGGCTCTATGTCATAGAGCACGTTTTCAATGCCTGGTATGCCGTTTATTGCCGTACCAATTTCATCGGTGATTTCCTTTTTGGTTTTTTCCCTGAGATATTCTTCGGTTTTAAAGCTGGTGTAACCGCTTTTGCGGACATTCTGGGTTTCGGCCTTGATATAGACAATTCCGCTGGTGGCGTTTACCGATACTTTTAAATCGGGCTTGCAGTAATTTTCAATGGCTGCTTTCACCCGGGAGCTCAGCGCCAGATCCCCGATGGCTTTTCTTGAATCCGGGGTTGCGACAAAAGTTTTTCGCCGGGCGGCGTGGCAGATGGTTTCGGCTGCGTCGGTAACTTTCATCCGTTTGATCCGGATGGTCATAGCATAGCTGTGCGGGTTTGTCAGATCCACCTTGTACAAGTAATGGGCCCATCGCGCCCGGGTGTTGTCTTCTTCGTTAATATAGCTGATGGCCTCTTTTTCGCTGATATTGTGTTTCTCCCGCATAAAGTCAATTCGGTCGGCAAGATCGGCTATGATACGGATGTTTAATACGTGGGAGATGTCAGGCAGCAGGATGTGAGAGCCGTGGCCGTGATAGACGATGTTGTCGTCTTTTGCGTGTTCCAGTAAAACCGCCTGGATATAGGAGAGGTATTTTTCCTTGCCCCGCGTAAAGCGCTCAAGAACCGATGGCGCATCGTGAATGGACTGGATCAGTTCCTTTTCAGGAACATTGTAGCGCTGGTTGGCTTCTTCGATCAGGGTCTCCCGGCTCAGGATTTTGTAGCCAAGAATTTCCGCTGTTTTTTCCGCAACTTCCTTGCCGTGGCTGAAGCATCCGCGG is from Desulfosalsimonas propionicica and encodes:
- a CDS encoding AAA family ATPase; this translates as MAIITISRGCFSHGKEVAEKTAEILGYKILSRETLIEEANQRYNVPEKELIQSIHDAPSVLERFTRGKEKYLSYIQAVLLEHAKDDNIVYHGHGSHILLPDISHVLNIRIIADLADRIDFMREKHNISEKEAISYINEEDNTRARWAHYLYKVDLTNPHSYAMTIRIKRMKVTDAAETICHAARRKTFVATPDSRKAIGDLALSSRVKAAIENYCKPDLKVSVNATSGIVYIKAETQNVRKSGYTSFKTEEYLREKTKKEITDEIGTAINGIPGIENVLYDIEPPSYT